Part of the Bacteroidota bacterium genome, CAGAATTTTTTTCGATGAATCTGTTGTTAATTCCTCTATTTCACTTTTGAGTTTGTCAGGATTGATATTGACTATTGGCTCTTGAAATGTGTAATGGTTTAAACGAACAAATTTTCCAGCTCGTTTATCAAAGCTTAAAAATAAAAGATGTTCCTGCATAAGTAGCAGGAACATATATAATTCTTTATTTTTATTTTCCTGAAATGATGGGGCTTCTATTGTATTAACCTCATACATTCTATTTCCAGTTTCCAGAAGTATTTACTTCTGTCATATCTCCTAAAATAAGCGGATGTTCTGGATCAAATGGTTTTGAGTCTGAAACCTGGAATACGTGTACATCAACTCCTCTCTGGTTAATTACACCTGCATCCAATTCGAAAAATGCTCCACTTGTATAGGGAATAATTCTCAATGAATCAAAGGCAAAATTCACAGGGAATTGTGTAGCGATTCTTTCATAAAGGGTGTCATAGCGGGTTACTTTTGTTGTATCATCCGGATCTCCAATCGTTTTAATAATTTGGATTGAATCGAATTTGCACACATAAATAAGTGTATCCCAGTCTTTAGCATATTTTCCTTTGGAATCTTTATAGGCAAATTGGGCAGTTCGTACATCTTCGAGCCTTTTTGTAATAGCATCTTTCTTAATTTTATTCTCTGCTTTTAGCTTTATAGGTTCACGAATAATTACAAACAACCAAATAGCTAGTGCAATTGCAACTGCAGTAAAAAGAAGGTTAAGGAACAATTTCATACGTCTACTTTTTTGAGCAAATATAATAATTACTACTCTTAATCAATATCAAGAAATAGAAAAAGTATATAGCCGCTGAGTATTTGTGTAAAGTCCTTTAGAACTTATGTTTCAAAGCAAAAAATAAAATCTGCTAATGCACAATTCTTCTTGCTTTTTCAATTTCAGCAAACATCTTTTTGGAAATTTCATCAACATTCCCATATGCTTTGACACTAAAAAACTTATTTTGCTTGGTATAATAATCGGCAACGGGTCGTGTAACTTCTTCAAACTCTTCAAGCCGATCAACAATTAAATCGGTGTTCATGTCGTATTTCCTTGAATTCTTCGTTTTGGCTCGTGCCGAAAGACGTTTAATAGCCTCCAGCGTTGATACTTCGAGGCTAACCACACAAGAAACACCAGAATTCATTTTCCGTAACATCCCATCTAAAATATAAGCTTGTACTAAAGTGCGAGGGTAGCCTTTAAATATAAAACCTCGAGCTTTGGGATTATTCTTTATTTTATTCTCAATGAGTTTGATGGCAATTTCATCAGGAACAATGGATCCTTTTTCCATAAATGGTAAAACCTTTTTCCCAATTTCTGTTTTCTTAGCCACTTCATTGCGTAGCATTTCACCAGTAGAAATATAAACCAAATCGTATTTCTTAGAAATTTCTAAAGCTTGAGTTCCTTTTCCTGCTCCGGGATATCCAAACAATACAATATTTAACCACGATTCTTGAATAACAGAATCAATCGCTGTGTTTAAGCGTTCAAAAACTTCATCAACGTCACCTATCCCATTGATAGGAATGTACACCTCTTTTTCTTTGTAAAAATCAGCTACAGGACTTGTTTTGTTGTCATATTCCTGTAATCTGAAATTAATAACATCAGGTGTATCATCTTTTCTTTTGGACGTTTTTGCACGGTCGAGTAAACGTTTTAGCAATTGATCTTTAGGAACTTCCAGACTTAACATGCAAGATAATGAAGCATTAAACTTCAGAAGCAATCCTTCCAAAATATAGGCCTGAACCATTGTTCTGGGAAATCCATCAAAAAGAAAACCGTTTAGATGTGTGTTTGATTTAATATTATTTTCAATGATTTGGACGATAATCTCATCCGAAGCTAATCCCCCTTTTTCAATGATGTCTTTTGCTTTTTTTCCGAGCTCGGTACCATCAGCAATTTCTTTTCGCAAAATATCTCCAGTAGCAATATAAGCCAGATTATATTTTTCTAATAATAATTTAGATTGGGTACCTTTTCCAGCACCTGGAGGTCCGAATAATGCAATGTTTAACATAAATTATGGATTAGATGGAAATAACAAAATTACTAAATATAATGGAATTCAGGTAGGCTAATACTGAAATAATTAGTGAAATTTTAGCAATTGGTTGAAAAAATTATCTGATTGAAAATACAAATAATGCATATATTTGTCAAGAGAATAAGACCTTATACTAACACTGATAATTTTGCTGAAATGACTGATTTTGATACCGCAAGTTGGACATATGAAGATTTTTTAGCTTTTGCCATGCTTTATGCTGCTAATGTTGATATTGATGTAGCAAGCAGAGAGAAGAAATTGATAATTGATAAAGTGGGTCGCGACAAATATGCATTAGCTTCAAAATGTTTCAATAGTTGCAACGACTACGAAAGACTTCAAACTATACTATCACTGAAAAGCCGATTTTATCCTAATGAAGAGGAAAAAGAAAAAGTTCTGAGGAACATTAAAGAACTGTTTCTGGCTGATGGTAAATTTGAGCAAATTGAAAAAAGCCTCCTGCTAAGTTTGAGGCGTTTCATGTAGTTAAAATTTTACTTTTAGGAGTAGTCTGACATCCGTTTTGTGATCTCCTGTAATCTCATTTAATCCACTTCCAATCTGTTGCCTGTCGACATATTTTGTTTGCGAAATTTTCAACCATACACTGCTTTTTGAATTGAGTTGATATTTACACAACACATAATATCGAGATCCACGTCCGTAAAAAGAATAGATACTAAAAGTTGACGGAACATCGTTTTCATACACATAAATGCGAGAATCATAGTTATTTGTATGAAACAAGGCATATCTCAAAGTTAATTTTAGTTTATAATTTAAGGCCACATAGCTTATATCCTGAAAAGTCAATATTCCACGGCTTGTGTTCTCCATAGCAAATTGGGAATATTCCAGCCGACTTCTAAAGGCAAAAGGCCCCATAATATTGTAGGTGAAATCGTAGCGCATTGTCAGTTTTCTTTCATCTACTACAGTGTTCATTTGCCCTTCATTTCCACTTAAGTTCTTTTCCTTAATTTGATATTTGAATCGAAGGTTATGTTTTAGTCGATAGCTTGGTGAATAATGCATGTCCATTAAATACTCATGGCCTTTGGTGGGCACATCTCGTTGATAATCAATCCATGGGAAATTGAACTGATCTACGTATAAGTCGATCTTGCAATTTGAAAATGGCGAAAAACTCAGTGCAAAATATAATCCGGATTCATTATTCACATCACCTGATTCCCGAAATGCATTAGCATATAATGTGTTGTAAGCTGGAGGATAATGTCGGTATAAGATTCCAGCATTAATTTCTGACCCAAGACTTAGCAGAGCTCCTGTTAAATGGGCAAATGCATTTCCATCGAAGGCACTTTCTCCAAAAAGAAAAAGGGATTTATATGCAAAAGCATAATCAAAACTGAGCTTGTAAAAATCAGATCCTGAAAAATCATAATATTGATAGGGTATGTGCTTTTGTTCGAATTCGTGACTGTATTTTCCCGTGATTGCTGATAATCCAAGCTTTAATTTGTCAAAGTTAACGAGTAAATGAGAGCCTAGCAATTGCTCTCTATTGCTGTTTTTCTTCTCAAGTTCAGCATCTGTTCGATGATATCCACTGTTGTAAAATGAGGTCAATATATGATCGTCATTTGTTAGTGTGTCGTTTTCCAGAACTGTTCCATCAATTCGTTTATTGGAGTAAAATGCTGTGAGCTCGAATTTTCCTAATTGACTTTGTATGGCAAAACCTCTTAAAAAGCTATTTTCGTTTACAGATTTGAAAGGATTAAGACGTTTTGAAGATTTATAAATATCAGTTACCAGCGGGCTTTTACCAAAACCAAAACCCGTATAGAAAGCTAATCCTTGACCGAAATTGATAGAATAATCTCCGATGGCCATAGCCGAGAATGGTCCTATATCTTTTAAAAATAAATGGGCTGAGTAAAAATCGAAACCCTGCTTTTGTGTTCCTGAGAAAAATTCTTCACCTGCATCTTTCTCCATGGTAATACCCAAACTATATTTTGAGCTATTGGACTGATTATAGCGAGTATAATACTTGAATGAATTCCC contains:
- a CDS encoding adenylate kinase, which produces MLNIALFGPPGAGKGTQSKLLLEKYNLAYIATGDILRKEIADGTELGKKAKDIIEKGGLASDEIIVQIIENNIKSNTHLNGFLFDGFPRTMVQAYILEGLLLKFNASLSCMLSLEVPKDQLLKRLLDRAKTSKRKDDTPDVINFRLQEYDNKTSPVADFYKEKEVYIPINGIGDVDEVFERLNTAIDSVIQESWLNIVLFGYPGAGKGTQALEISKKYDLVYISTGEMLRNEVAKKTEIGKKVLPFMEKGSIVPDEIAIKLIENKIKNNPKARGFIFKGYPRTLVQAYILDGMLRKMNSGVSCVVSLEVSTLEAIKRLSARAKTKNSRKYDMNTDLIVDRLEEFEEVTRPVADYYTKQNKFFSVKAYGNVDEISKKMFAEIEKARRIVH
- a CDS encoding helix-hairpin-helix domain-containing protein, producing MNRISPYKKHFTKALVFIVICFLYHPSFAQTNPYEHIEKIIEKIIENNENEIDYSEIEDQLISIIESPLNLNTVEVEQLNELFFLSQQQIQSIIEYRKSYHGFKSIYELKALADLDKETLVLLIPFVYVGESKYAARKFKFSDLKYSRKELILKTESVLEDQLGYLDEAVQDSGKSYYQGNSFKYYTRYNQSNSSKYSLGITMEKDAGEEFFSGTQKQGFDFYSAHLFLKDIGPFSAMAIGDYSINFGQGLAFYTGFGFGKSPLVTDIYKSSKRLNPFKSVNENSFLRGFAIQSQLGKFELTAFYSNKRIDGTVLENDTLTNDDHILTSFYNSGYHRTDAELEKKNSNREQLLGSHLLVNFDKLKLGLSAITGKYSHEFEQKHIPYQYYDFSGSDFYKLSFDYAFAYKSLFLFGESAFDGNAFAHLTGALLSLGSEINAGILYRHYPPAYNTLYANAFRESGDVNNESGLYFALSFSPFSNCKIDLYVDQFNFPWIDYQRDVPTKGHEYLMDMHYSPSYRLKHNLRFKYQIKEKNLSGNEGQMNTVVDERKLTMRYDFTYNIMGPFAFRSRLEYSQFAMENTSRGILTFQDISYVALNYKLKLTLRYALFHTNNYDSRIYVYENDVPSTFSIYSFYGRGSRYYVLCKYQLNSKSSVWLKISQTKYVDRQQIGSGLNEITGDHKTDVRLLLKVKF